The Gemmatirosa kalamazoonensis nucleotide sequence CTGCGCGTGTACACCGACGACCTGCTGCGCGCGGCCGGCGGCGCGGGGGGCGTGGACGCGTACGTGCGCGCGCACTTCGCGCTCGCCGACGCTGCGGGGCGTCCGATCGCGCTGGCGTCGTGCGGCGCGGCGGTGCACGGCGACATGACGCACCTCTGCCTGCGCGGCGCCGCGAGCGGGCCGGGTGTGCGCGTGACCAACGATCTGCTCGTCACGCTCTATGCCGATCAGATCAACGTCGTGCGGTCGTCGGCGGGGCGCACGGCGCTGTTCACGCGGACGCGGCGCGCGCAGGCGCTGTGATCGACGCGCTGCGGACCCGAGTTCTGCGCCATCTGTGACTTCGCCAGTCGTGCGTTGGTCCGTCGCGATTGACGGCCGGCTCGTGTCTCCGCGCGGGCCGTCCGTGCGGCTGCGTCATTGGAGCGTTCCAACGCGCGCGTCGTCCGTTAAGAGGACGTCCATTCCCTTGACATCGACGTGCCTGCCGGCAATTTCGTGCAACCGTTTGCAATCTCCTGGACGCGACCCTCCTACTCCGCGGAGATCCAGGGCGTGATGGTGGGGTTGAAGGACGTCGGGCGGATGGCCGGGGTCTCTGTATCGACCGTATCGCGCGTGCTCACCGGGTCCTCGCTGGTGAACGACGCGACGCGCGAGCGCGTGCAGCGCGCGATCGACGCGCTGGGCTATCAGCCCAGCCGCGTCGCGCGTCGACTGCGCAAGGATCCGGCGCGCGCGAATCTCATCGGCCTCGTCGTCCCCGACATCGAGAACCCGTTCTTCGCCGACGTCGTGCGCGGCGTCGAGGACGTCGCGCAGCGCCACGATTACATGCTGTTCCTCGGCAACGCCGACGAGGACGCGCGACGCGAGACGCACTACCTCGAGCTGATGCGCGCCGAGTCGGTCGACGGCGTCATCGTGCCGGCGAGCGCGGAAGCGGAGCCGCTCGTCGCGCGCCTCGCCGCGGCGGGGCTGCCGATCGTCTGCGTCGACCGCCGCATGCCGAGCCTCGCCGTCGACACCGTCGTCGCCGACAACGTGCGCGGCGCCGCGGAAGCCGTCGAGCATCTGCTCGACGTCGGCCATCGCCGCATCGGCTTCGTCGGCGGCCGCCCCGACCTGTCGACGAGCCGCGAACGGTACGAGGGCTACCAGCGCGCGCTGGCCGAGCGTGACGTCGCGGTGGACCCGTCGCTCGTGCGCTTCGGCGACTCGCGGCAGGAGAGCGGCCGGCGGCTCACGCGCGAGCTGCTCGCGCAGCGTGAGCCGCCGACGGCGATCCTCGTGGGCAACAATCTCATGACGCTCGGCGCGCTGGAGGCGATCCACGTGCTGCGTCGGCGCATCCCCGACGACATCGCCGTCATCGGCTACGACGACATGCCGTGGGCGCTCGCGCTCAACCCGCCGCTCACCGCCGTGCGCCAGCCCGGCTACGAGATGGGACGCTGCGCCGCGGAGCTGCTGCTGAAGCGCATCGAGGCGCCGGCGCGGCCGACGACGGTGCGCACGCTCCGCCCCACCCTCGTCGTGCGCGAGTCGTGCGGCGCACGGCGCGGTGGGCCGCCCGAGGAGGGGCGGGGCGAGCGGCCGCGCCGTCGCATGCCGCTGCTCGACGCCGCACGCGCCGATGCCGCGCGTGACCTCGTGGGGCTCGCGGTCACCGCGGCCACCGCCATGACCGTGGTGACGGCGTGACGATCATGCTCCGCGGCGCCGCCGCCGACCTCCCGCCGCCGCGCGGCCGTTAGGCACGTCGCGCGCGCCGCCGTGCCGCGCGCCGCCGTGCCGCGCGCCGCCGTGCCGCGCGCCGCCGTGCCGCGCGCCGCCCGCGCACCGAGAAGTCCCGCCGCTGCCGCACCGCTCCACGTTCCACACGTGACGCACCCGTTGCTCCACGTCCGGCCGAGTGAGGGCGATGACCACTCCAGCCCCTGGAGGACACGTATGGCAGTAGTCCGGTATCTCATGCTCGCGGCCGTCGGCGGCGCGCTCTGGTCGGCCGCGGCACACGCGCAGGCGACCGGCACCATCTCCGGCCGCGTCGTCGACTCGACCGCGCAGCAGCCGATCACGAACGCCACCATCGCCATCGTCGGCACGCAGCGCGGCACGCTGACGCGCAACGACGGCGGCTTCGTCATGTCGGGCATCCCGAGCGGCACGATCCGCGTGCGCGCCGCGCGCATCGGGTTCACCGCGCAGGAGCAGGAGGTGACGGTGCCGAGCGGCGGCACGGTGAGCGTGTCGTTCGCGCTCCATCCTGTCGCCGCGGTGCTCAGCGAGATCGTGACCGTCGGCTACGGCACGCAGCGCCGCGAGGCGATCACCGGCTCCGTCGCCACCGTGAAGGCGGAGGACGCGAACGTCGGCGTCGTGCCGAACGCGCAGGCGATGCTCTCGGCGCGCGTCGCCGGCGTGAACGTCACGCTGAACAACGGCGAGCCGGGCGCCGGCGCGCAGATCCGCATCCGCGGCGGCACCTCGCTCTCCGCCAGCAACGACCCGCTCTACGTCGTCGACGGCGTGCCGCTCCAGAACGACCAGACCGTCGCCACCGGCGGCGCGAACGGCGTCGGCGGGTCGCTCCCGCGCTCGCCGCTGAACGCGATCAGCCCGGACGACATCGCGTCGATCACCGTGCTGAAGGACGCGAGCGCGACGGCGATCTACGGCTCGCGCGGCGCGAACGGCGTCGTGCTCATCGAGACCAAGCGCGGCGCGACGGGCCGCAACTCGTCGAACATGGAGTACGACGGCTACGTCGCCGCCGCCGCCCCGTCGTCGAAGCTCGGCTTCCTGTCCGGCAACGAGTATCGCGCGTTCGTCACCCAGCAGGCCGCGGCCGGCATCGTCCCGCAGTCCACGGTCGCCGCGCTCGGCAACGCGAACACGAACTGGGAAGACGAGATCACGCGCACGTCGCTCAGCCAGAACCACAGCCTCTCGTTCTCCGGCGGCTCGGCAGCCACGCAGTACCGCGCGTCGCTGAACTACTTCGACCAGAACGGCGTCGTCATCGACAACGGCCTGCAGCGCTATCAGGCGCGGCTCAACGCGCAGAACCAGTCGCTGAACGGCAAGCTGCAGCTCGGCGCCAACCTCATGGCGTCGCGCGTCAACAACCGGTACCTCGCGTTCGAGAACACCGGCGGGTTCACCGGCGGCGTGTTCACGAACGTCGCCGTGTTCAACCCGACGTTCCCCGTCATCGACCCGAAGACGGGCAAGTACTACGAGCTCGGCGCGGGCAGCCAGTCGGTGCGCAACCCGGTCGCGCTCGCGGCCCAGGTCGACGACCGCGCGCCCGAGAACCGCGTGCTCGGCAACGTGAGCGGCTCGCTCAGCCTCCTCTCGAGCCTCACCGCGAAGACGACCGTCGGCGTCGACTACGCGGGCTCGGTGCGTCGCACGTTCCTGCCGCGCGACAATCCGGTCGGCGCGCAGACGAACGGCCTCGCGCGGCAGGAGGATCGCGACCTCACGAACATCAACTTCCAGCAGCTGCTCACCTGGACCCCGCACTTCTCCGACGCGCACGAGATCGACGTCGTCGGCGGCTACGAGTACACGAAGTTCGACAACACCGGCTTCACCGCCGAGTCGCACGACTTCATCACGAACGCGTTCTCGGTCTACAACCTCGGCGCCGGCGTCCAGGCCAGCTCCCCGCCGCCCGGGTCGTACCGCGAGCAGAGCCTCCTCGCGTCGTTCTTCGGACGCATGAACTACGGCTACCACAACAAGTACTTCCTCACCGGCGTGCTGCGGTACGACGGCTCGTCGCGGCTCGCGAAGGGGAACGAGTGGGCCCTCTTCCCCGCCGTGTCGGCGTCGTGGCACCTGAGCGAGGAAGGGTTCATGAAGGGCAACTTCTTCAGCAACCTGAACCTGCGGGCCGGGTGGGGGCGCCAGGGGAACCAGGCCGTTAGGCCGTACGCCACCGAGCTGCTGCTGCGCGCCGACAACGGCGCCCGCTACCCGTTCGGCAGCGGCATCACGACCGGCCTCGTCGCGGCGCAGGTGGCGAATCCCAACCTGAAGTGGGAGACCGCGCAGCAGACGAACGTCGGTCTCGACTACGGCTTCCGGAACAATCGCATCACCGGCACCCTCGACCTGTATCAGAAGGACACCAAGGACCTCCTGCTCAGCGTCCCCGTGCCGCAGCCGGCGGTCGTGACGAACCAGATCCAGAACGTCGGCAGCATCCGCAACCGCGGCGTCGAGGCGCAGATCGACGCGGACCTGTGGCAGTCCGGGCAGCGCTCGCTGTCGTCGGGGCTCGTGCTCACCGTGGAGCGCAACGAGGTGGTGAGCCTTGGCACGGGCACGAACTTCATCCTCACCGGCGTGGTGAGCGGGCAGGGGCAGTCGGGCAAGTTCGCGCAGCGCCTGATCCCCGGTAAGCCGGTCGGCACGTTCTGGGGCGCCGAGTACGTGGGCGTGAACGCGCAGGGACAGCAGCTGTTCAACAAGTACGACGTGACGCGCGACGCGAAGGGGAATGAGACGAGCCGCAAGCTCGCCGGCACGACGACCGCGCCGTCGGCCGACGACGAGACGATCATCGGCGACGCCAACCCCGCGTTCAGCCTCGGCCTGCGCAGCAACCTCACGTGGCACAAGCTCGACGCGAGCTGGCTGTGGCGCGGCGAGTTCGGGCGCGACGTGTTCAACAACACGGCGCTCGTCTACTCGACGAAGAGCGCGATCTCCCAGGGGCGCAACTTCATGCGCTCGGCGCTGAGCGACCCGATCGGCGTCAAGGAGCCCGCGATCTACTCGTCGAAGTGGATCGAGGACGGGTCGTTCGTGCGGCTGCAGAACGTCACGCTCGGCTACTCGTTCAACCTGCCGAGCATGGCCGGCAGCCGGCCGGCGCGGCTCTACGTGTCGGGCGACAACCTCCTGCTGTTCACGGGCTACAGCGGCTACGACCCCGAAGTGTTCGTGCGGGCCGGCGACGACATCACGGGCAGCGCGTCGCGCGGCATCGACTATCTCGTGTACCCGCGCGCCCGCACGTTCACGACGGGCGTGCGCATCCAGTTCTGACGTCGCTTCCTTCGCCTTCCAGCCTCAATCGATGACCCATATGGCGAAACTCTCCCCGAGATCGATGCGCAGGGCGGCGACGTCGACTCTCCTCCTGCTCGTGCCCGCGGTCGGCGCGCTCTCGTGCACCGACCTGACGGTGACGCCCAAGGACGCGCTCACCCCGTCGAACGCGTTCCGCAGCGACGCCGAGGTGCTCGCCGGCGTGGCCTCGGTGTACGCCCAGCTCCGGCAGACGGTCGAGAACTACTACAACATCAGCGAGATCTCGTCGGGCGAGATGATCGTGCCGACGCGCGGCTCGGACTGGTACGACAACGGCGTCTGGGTCGAGGAGTACCAGCAAGGCTGGACCGCGAACAGCGCGCTCGGCATCGGCGACATCAACGGCGTGTGGAACGCCATGTTCAGCGGCATCGCGCGCGCGAACCTGATGATCGACGTGATCAACACGGCCGGCGGCGCGAGCAAGGACACCACGCTGGCCGAGCTGCGCACGCTGCGCGCGTGGTACTACTACGTGCTGCAGGACTTCTTCGGCGGCGTGCCGCTCGTGACGTCGACGGAGGTGAAGCAGTACCCGCGTTCCTCGCGCGACGAGATCTTCAAGTTCATCGAGTCGGAGCTGAAGGCCTCGGCGGCGAACCTGCCGACGAAGTGGCCCGACGCGTTCTCCGGCCGCGTGACGAAGGGCGCCGCGAACGCGATCCTCGCGAGCCTCTACCTGAACGCGCAGGTGTACGACGGCAACGTCACCGCGGCGGGTCTCACGAAGGGGACGGCGCGGTGGCAGGACGCGATCAGCGCGGCGAACGCGGTGATCAACTCCGGCGTGTACTCGCTGGCCACGGACTGGAAGAGCAACTTCTCGACGGACAATCACAACTCGCCGGAGAACATCTTCTACGTCCAGCACACGGCGCAGCCCGGGCTCGGGATGTCGCTGCAGATGCGGTCCCTGCACTACAACCAGACGGGCGTGAACGGCGGCCCGTGGAACGGCTTCTCCACGACGGCCGAGGTCTATCGGCGGTGGGACGCGGCGGACCCGCGGCGCAGCATGTGGCTCGTCGGCCCGCAGCGGAGCTTCGACACCGGGCAGCCGACGACGGACCGGCAGGGCAACCCGCTCATCTTCACGGACACGATCGGCAACATCACCGCCGCGAACGAGAACGAAGGCGTGCGGCCGTACAAGTTCCCGGTGCTGTCGAGCGCGCCCTCGGGTGACGCGTTCCCGAACAACTACCCGATCTACCGCCTCGCCGAGATGTATCTCATCCGCGCGGAGGCGCAGAACGAGCTCGGTCAGACGGCGGCCGCGATCGCCGACGTCAACATCGTGCGGCGCCGCGTCGGACTCGCCGCGCTCAACACGGGCATGTCGCAGGCCGACGCGCGCACGGCGATCTTCGCCGAGCGGCAGTTCGAGCTCGCGGCCGAGGGCAAGTATCGCCAGGATGCGATCCGCGCCGGCGTCTACACCGCCGCGCGGCAGTTCAAGACGGCGAAGGAGCCGTACAAGATCCTGATGCCGATCCCGGCGACGCAGATCCAGACCAACCCGCTCCTCACGCAGAACCCCGGCTACTGAGCCGGATTGCTGCTGGCCAACGTCACGGCCTGCCCGCATCTTCGGGGCAGGCCGTGACGTTTCCGGCCCCTCGTCGCACCCCCTCCCGTCGTCTCCCCCCGTCGTGGCTTCACGAATGCACCCGGTCTCCGTCGGTCGTCGTCTGCTGCTGCTGTCGTGCACGTGCCTCGCGGCGGGGTGCACCGAGGGGCCACGGAGAGCGGCGCCGGCTGGCGCGCCGAGTGACGGAACGCTGCCGGGGGCCGACGGCCATCTCTTCACGACGCTGCCGTCGAGCTACACCGGCGTGCGCTTCGTGAACCGCGTGCGCGACACCGAGGAGCTGAACGTCTTCGCCTACCGCAACTTCTACAACGGCGGCGGCGTCGCGATCGGCGACCTCACGGGCGACGGGCTTCCGGAGATCGTGCTCACCGCGAACGACGGCGGGCCCACGCTCTACCTGAACGGCGGCAAGTTCCGCTTCCGCGACGTCACGGCGGCGAGCGGCATCCGCAGCGCGCCGCACTCGTGGACGACGGGCGTCACGCTCGCCGACGTGAACGGCGACGGGAAGCTCGACATCTACATCTGCAAGGCGGGCGCGGGCGACCCGGCGTCGCGCGCGAACGAGCTGTGGATCAACGACGGCGTCGGCGCCGACGGCGTGCCGCACTTCACCGAGCGCGCGAAGACGTACGGCGTCGACGACGAGGGGTGGAGCACCCAGGCCGCGTTCCTCGACTACGATCGCGACGGCGACCTCGATCTGCTCGTCGTCAACAACTCGCCGCGGCCGGTGAGCTCGTTCGGCGTGCGCAACGTGCGCGACGTCCCCGACCGCTTCGGCGGCGCGAAGCTGTACCGCAACGACGGCGGGCACTTCGTCGACGTCACGCAGAAGGCGGGGATCTACAGCCCCGAGAACGGCTTCGGCCTCGGCGTCGCGGTCGCCGACGTGAACCGCGACGGCTGGCCCGACGTCTACGTGTCGAACGACTTCTTCGAGCGCGACTTCCTGTACGTCAACGCGCGCGACGGCTCGTTCCACGAGGTGGGCGACCGCGACATGCCCGTCATGAGCTACTACTCGATGGGGCTGGACATCGCGGACGTGAACAACGACGGCTGGCCCGACGTCTACACGACGGACATGCTGCCGGAGGACGAGTATCGCCTGAAGACGATGTCGCAGTACGACGGGTGGGACGTGTACCAGTCCAAGGTGCGCAACGGGTACCACTACCAGCTCATGCGCAACATGCTGCAGCTGAACAACGGCCCGACCCCTGCCGGCTCGGCCGCCGTCACGTTCAGCGACGTCGGGCAGATGGCCGGCGTGGCGCGCACCGACTGGAGCTGGAGCGCGCTCATCGCGGACCTGGACCTCGACGGCTTCAAGGACATCTACGTCACGAACGGCCTCGCGAAGGACGTCACGTCGCAGGACTACATCGCGTTCCTGGCGAACCAGGAGACGATGACGCGCGTGACGAGCAGCGGCCGCGTGGACTACGCGCAGCTCATCGGCGCGATGACGTCGACGCCGATCCCGAACTACGCGTTCCACAACAACGGCGACCTCACGTTCGCGAACGCGAGCGCCGCGTGGGGGCTCGCCGCGCCGAGCTTCTCGAACGGCGCGGCGTACGGGGATCTCGACGGCGACGGCGCGCTGGACCTCGTGGTGAACAACGAGAACCAGGAGGCGTTCGTCTACCGCAACAACGCGCGCACGGTGCTGCCGCGGAACCACTGGCTCCAGGTGGCGCTCCAGGGCGCGGGCGCGAACCGCTTCGCGCTCGGCGCGCGCGTGACGCTGTGGACGGCGGGGACGCAGCGGATGCAGGAGGAGGCGCCGACGCGCGGCTTCCAGTCGAGCGTGGACTACGTGCTCACGTTCGGGCTCGGGCTGCGCGAGGACGTGGACTCGGTCGTGGTGGAGTGGCCCGACGGGCGGCGGAGCGTGCAGGCGAAGGTGGCGGCGAACCGGCGCGTGACCGTGGCGCAGGCGACGAGCGACACGACGGCGACGACGGCGACGACGGCGACGACATCGACGGCGGTGTTCCGGGACGTGACGGATTCGGTGGCGCTGCCGTTCGTGCACCACGAGAACGACTTCGTGGACTTCGACCGCGAGCGGCTCATGCCGCACCTGCTCTCCACCGAGGGGCCCGCGCTCGCCGTCGGCGACGTGAACGGCGACGGGTTGGACGACGTGTACCTCGGCGGCGCGAAGGAGCAGGCCGGGGCGCTGCTCGTGCAGCGGCCCAACGGCACGTTCGTGCGCATCGACTCGGCGCTGTTCGCCGCCGACTCGCTGTCGGAGGACGTCGGCGCGGTGTTCTTCGACGCGAACGGCGACCACGCGCCCGACCTGTACGTCGTGAGCGGCGGCAGCGAGTACTCGGAAGGGGCGCAGCCGCTGCAGGACCGGCTGTACCTGAACGACGGCAACGGCCGCTTCCGCAAGGCACCCGCCGGCGCGATCCCCGTCGAGTTCGAGTCGGGCTCGCGCGCCGTGGCCGCCGACTACGACGGCGACGGGAGGGTGGACCTGTTCGTCGGCGGGCGCGTGGTGCCGTGGCAGTACGGCGTCGCGCCGCGCTCCATGCTGCTGCACAACGACGGCCGCGGACACTTCACCGACGTGGCGGAGCGGCTCGCGCCGGAGCTGGCGCACGTCGGCATGGTGACCGACGCCGCGTGGCGCGACGTGGACGGCGACGGGAAGCTCGATCTCGTGGTCGTCGGCGAGTGGATGCCGATCACCGTGTTCCACAACGCCGGCGGCGGGCGGCTCGTGCGCCAGCAGGTGAAGGGGCTCGAGCGAAGCGACGGCTGGTGGAACCGCATCGTGCCGGGCGACTTCGACGGCGACGGCCGCCTCGACTTCCTCGTCACGAACCTCGGGCTCAACTCGCAGCTGCATGCGACCGAGCGCGAGCCGGTGACCATGTACGTGAAGGACTTCGACCACAACGGCTACACCGAGCAGGTCATCGCGAGCTACAACCACGGCGTGAGCTACCCGCTGCCGCTGCGCGACGATCTGGTGCGCACGCTGCCGTACCTGAAGGCGCGCTACCTGAAGTACGCGAGCTACGCGCGGCAGACGATCAACGACGTGTTCTCGTCGAGCGACCTCGCCGGCGCGCTCACGCTGCACGCGTACACGCTCGCCACGTCCATCGCGCACAACAACGGCGACGGCTCGTTCACGCTCGTGCCGCTGCCGGCCGAGGCGCAGCTCGCGCCGATGTTCGGCGCGCTCGCGCGCGATCTCGACGGCGACGGGCGCACCGACCTCCTGCTCGCCGGCAACTTCGACGGCTTCAGGCCGGAGTACGGGCGCATGAGCGCGAGCTACGGCGTGCTGCTCGCGGGCGGTCCGTCGGGCGCGTTCACGCCCGTGCGTTCCGGGGCGAGCGGCTTCTTCGTGCCGGGACAGGCGCGCGACATCGCGCGGCTGCGCGCGCGCAACGGCGTGCTCTATCTGGTGGCGCGCAACAACGACCGGCCCCTCCTCTTCCGTCCCGCAACGCCCGCGCCGAAGCCGGGGACCCCGCGATGAGGCGCCGCATCCGACTCGCCGCCGGAGCGACGCTCGTGGCGTTAGGCGCCTGCCGCCACGCGCCCGCCACCACCGCCACGCGACCGTCCGACGCGACGATGCTGCACACCGCGGTGGAGCAGCTCACGAACGTCATCGTCTACGACATCTTCTCGCCGCCGCAGGCGTCGCGGGTGTACTCCTACGCGAGCGTGGCGGCGTACGAGGCGATGCGTGCCGGCTACCCGTCGTACCGCTCGCTCGCCGGACAGCTGAACGGCCTCACGCCTCCGCCCGCGCCGCCCAACGGCGAGATCGACGCGCCGCTCGCGGCCGTGCACGCGTTCCTCACGGTCGGCCGGCAGCTCACGTTCTCGCGGCAGCGCATGGACTCGCTGCGGCGGGCGATGGACGAGCAGTTCCGCGGCGCCGGGCTGTCGAAGGCCGTGTACGAGCGCTCGGTGGCGTACGGCGACACGGTGGCGAAGCACGTGCTCGCGTGGGCGGCGAAGGACCGCTACCTCGAGACGCGCGGCATGCCGAAGTTCTCCCTCGTGACGGCCGCCGACCGGTGGATCCCGACGCCGCCGGCGTACATGGACGCGGTGGAGCCGAACTGGTCGCGCATCCGGCCGTTCGTGCTCGACTCGGCGAGCCAGTTCCGCCCCGAGCCGCCGCTCGCGTTCGACACGACGAAGGGGAGCCCGTACTGGACGCAGGTGCTCGAGGTCTACGCGACCCGCCGGCGCCTAACGGAGGAGCAGCGCGCGATCGCCGCGTTCTGGGACTGCAACCCGTACGTCATGCACGTGCAGGGGCACACCATGTTCGCGACGAAGAAGGTGACCCCCGGCGGGCACTGGATGAGCATCGTCGGCATCGCGGCGCGCAAGGCGGGCGCCGACCCGATGCAGTCGGCGTCGGCGTACGTGCGCACCGCCGTCGCGCTCTCCGACGGATTCCTCGCGGTGTGGGACGAGAAGTATCGCAGCGCGCGCATCCGCCCCGAGACGGTGATCGCCAAGTACGTCGACGGGGCGTGGGAGCCGCTGCTCCAGACGCCGCCGTTCCCCGAGTACACGAGTGGCCACAGCGGCATCTCGACCGCCGCGGCCGCGGTGCTCACCGACGAGTTCGGGCCCGGCTTCGCGTTCGCCGACTCGGCCGAGGTGGCCTATGGGCTGCCGGTGCGCGCGTTCCCGTCGTTCGAGGCGGCGGCCGCCGAGGCCGCGATCAGCCGGCTGTACGGCGGCATCCATTTCCGCCAGGCCATCGAGCAGGGCGTCGTGCAGGGGCGCAGGATCGGCCAGCTCGTCGTCGCGCGCGTCCGCACCCACGATCGCGTCATCGCCCGGCGATGACGCGTCGCGCGTCATGGCTTCTTCGCTTTCTTGGTCTTGATGAGGATCACGCCGTTCGCGCCGCGGCTGCCGTACATGGTGAGGCTCGCCGCGTCCTTCAGGACGCTGATCGACTCGATGTCGTACGGGTTGATGCCCGCCAGGCTGCCGCCGGGCCCCGCGGCGATCGGCACGCCGTCGACGACGTAGAGCGGCTCCTCGGGGCCGGTGAACGACGTCGCGCCGCGGATGCGCACGGTGAGGCTGCCGTCCGACGCGCGCCCGACGGTGACGCCGGCGACGCGGCCGTTCAACACCTGCTCGATGGGGACGTTCGCGCTCTGCTGCACGTCCTTCGAGGTCACCGTGGCGTTCGGCGGCGCTACCGGCTCGGGCGACGGTGCGGGAGCCTGGGAGCTCCCGCCCGCGCAACCGGCGATCGCCACGAGCGACGTCGCGGCGAGCCGGCGCAGTGCAGACGTGGACATGGGGCGGCGGAGTGGAAGGGTGGAGACGGGCGCTACCTGAAGCTCCCTCGCGCACGGCAGCGCGCAAGTGCGACGGCGCCTGCGCTCGCGCTGATGCTCCTGCTGGCAGCGGCGTGCCGCGGCGCACCGGCCACGCCGCCGCTGTTCGATCGGCTCGCGCCGGGAGCGACCGGCGTGTCGTTCGCGAACCGGCTGC carries:
- a CDS encoding RagB/SusD family nutrient uptake outer membrane protein, whose product is MRRAATSTLLLLVPAVGALSCTDLTVTPKDALTPSNAFRSDAEVLAGVASVYAQLRQTVENYYNISEISSGEMIVPTRGSDWYDNGVWVEEYQQGWTANSALGIGDINGVWNAMFSGIARANLMIDVINTAGGASKDTTLAELRTLRAWYYYVLQDFFGGVPLVTSTEVKQYPRSSRDEIFKFIESELKASAANLPTKWPDAFSGRVTKGAANAILASLYLNAQVYDGNVTAAGLTKGTARWQDAISAANAVINSGVYSLATDWKSNFSTDNHNSPENIFYVQHTAQPGLGMSLQMRSLHYNQTGVNGGPWNGFSTTAEVYRRWDAADPRRSMWLVGPQRSFDTGQPTTDRQGNPLIFTDTIGNITAANENEGVRPYKFPVLSSAPSGDAFPNNYPIYRLAEMYLIRAEAQNELGQTAAAIADVNIVRRRVGLAALNTGMSQADARTAIFAERQFELAAEGKYRQDAIRAGVYTAARQFKTAKEPYKILMPIPATQIQTNPLLTQNPGY
- a CDS encoding LacI family DNA-binding transcriptional regulator encodes the protein MLTGSSLVNDATRERVQRAIDALGYQPSRVARRLRKDPARANLIGLVVPDIENPFFADVVRGVEDVAQRHDYMLFLGNADEDARRETHYLELMRAESVDGVIVPASAEAEPLVARLAAAGLPIVCVDRRMPSLAVDTVVADNVRGAAEAVEHLLDVGHRRIGFVGGRPDLSTSRERYEGYQRALAERDVAVDPSLVRFGDSRQESGRRLTRELLAQREPPTAILVGNNLMTLGALEAIHVLRRRIPDDIAVIGYDDMPWALALNPPLTAVRQPGYEMGRCAAELLLKRIEAPARPTTVRTLRPTLVVRESCGARRGGPPEEGRGERPRRRMPLLDAARADAARDLVGLAVTAATAMTVVTA
- a CDS encoding VCBS repeat-containing protein, with translation MHPVSVGRRLLLLSCTCLAAGCTEGPRRAAPAGAPSDGTLPGADGHLFTTLPSSYTGVRFVNRVRDTEELNVFAYRNFYNGGGVAIGDLTGDGLPEIVLTANDGGPTLYLNGGKFRFRDVTAASGIRSAPHSWTTGVTLADVNGDGKLDIYICKAGAGDPASRANELWINDGVGADGVPHFTERAKTYGVDDEGWSTQAAFLDYDRDGDLDLLVVNNSPRPVSSFGVRNVRDVPDRFGGAKLYRNDGGHFVDVTQKAGIYSPENGFGLGVAVADVNRDGWPDVYVSNDFFERDFLYVNARDGSFHEVGDRDMPVMSYYSMGLDIADVNNDGWPDVYTTDMLPEDEYRLKTMSQYDGWDVYQSKVRNGYHYQLMRNMLQLNNGPTPAGSAAVTFSDVGQMAGVARTDWSWSALIADLDLDGFKDIYVTNGLAKDVTSQDYIAFLANQETMTRVTSSGRVDYAQLIGAMTSTPIPNYAFHNNGDLTFANASAAWGLAAPSFSNGAAYGDLDGDGALDLVVNNENQEAFVYRNNARTVLPRNHWLQVALQGAGANRFALGARVTLWTAGTQRMQEEAPTRGFQSSVDYVLTFGLGLREDVDSVVVEWPDGRRSVQAKVAANRRVTVAQATSDTTATTATTATTSTAVFRDVTDSVALPFVHHENDFVDFDRERLMPHLLSTEGPALAVGDVNGDGLDDVYLGGAKEQAGALLVQRPNGTFVRIDSALFAADSLSEDVGAVFFDANGDHAPDLYVVSGGSEYSEGAQPLQDRLYLNDGNGRFRKAPAGAIPVEFESGSRAVAADYDGDGRVDLFVGGRVVPWQYGVAPRSMLLHNDGRGHFTDVAERLAPELAHVGMVTDAAWRDVDGDGKLDLVVVGEWMPITVFHNAGGGRLVRQQVKGLERSDGWWNRIVPGDFDGDGRLDFLVTNLGLNSQLHATEREPVTMYVKDFDHNGYTEQVIASYNHGVSYPLPLRDDLVRTLPYLKARYLKYASYARQTINDVFSSSDLAGALTLHAYTLATSIAHNNGDGSFTLVPLPAEAQLAPMFGALARDLDGDGRTDLLLAGNFDGFRPEYGRMSASYGVLLAGGPSGAFTPVRSGASGFFVPGQARDIARLRARNGVLYLVARNNDRPLLFRPATPAPKPGTPR
- a CDS encoding DUF6702 family protein, encoding MVTRRVAAALGALGAACASAVASAVAATSAGAHPLHVTYADVAVARGTATVTLRVYTDDLLRAAGGAGGVDAYVRAHFALADAAGRPIALASCGAAVHGDMTHLCLRGAASGPGVRVTNDLLVTLYADQINVVRSSAGRTALFTRTRRAQAL
- a CDS encoding SusC/RagA family TonB-linked outer membrane protein — encoded protein: MAVVRYLMLAAVGGALWSAAAHAQATGTISGRVVDSTAQQPITNATIAIVGTQRGTLTRNDGGFVMSGIPSGTIRVRAARIGFTAQEQEVTVPSGGTVSVSFALHPVAAVLSEIVTVGYGTQRREAITGSVATVKAEDANVGVVPNAQAMLSARVAGVNVTLNNGEPGAGAQIRIRGGTSLSASNDPLYVVDGVPLQNDQTVATGGANGVGGSLPRSPLNAISPDDIASITVLKDASATAIYGSRGANGVVLIETKRGATGRNSSNMEYDGYVAAAAPSSKLGFLSGNEYRAFVTQQAAAGIVPQSTVAALGNANTNWEDEITRTSLSQNHSLSFSGGSAATQYRASLNYFDQNGVVIDNGLQRYQARLNAQNQSLNGKLQLGANLMASRVNNRYLAFENTGGFTGGVFTNVAVFNPTFPVIDPKTGKYYELGAGSQSVRNPVALAAQVDDRAPENRVLGNVSGSLSLLSSLTAKTTVGVDYAGSVRRTFLPRDNPVGAQTNGLARQEDRDLTNINFQQLLTWTPHFSDAHEIDVVGGYEYTKFDNTGFTAESHDFITNAFSVYNLGAGVQASSPPPGSYREQSLLASFFGRMNYGYHNKYFLTGVLRYDGSSRLAKGNEWALFPAVSASWHLSEEGFMKGNFFSNLNLRAGWGRQGNQAVRPYATELLLRADNGARYPFGSGITTGLVAAQVANPNLKWETAQQTNVGLDYGFRNNRITGTLDLYQKDTKDLLLSVPVPQPAVVTNQIQNVGSIRNRGVEAQIDADLWQSGQRSLSSGLVLTVERNEVVSLGTGTNFILTGVVSGQGQSGKFAQRLIPGKPVGTFWGAEYVGVNAQGQQLFNKYDVTRDAKGNETSRKLAGTTTAPSADDETIIGDANPAFSLGLRSNLTWHKLDASWLWRGEFGRDVFNNTALVYSTKSAISQGRNFMRSALSDPIGVKEPAIYSSKWIEDGSFVRLQNVTLGYSFNLPSMAGSRPARLYVSGDNLLLFTGYSGYDPEVFVRAGDDITGSASRGIDYLVYPRARTFTTGVRIQF